One segment of Candidatus Gracilibacteria bacterium DNA contains the following:
- a CDS encoding single-stranded DNA-binding protein: protein MRTINKVILIGNVTRDPLVKSTDNQKKIAMFTIATNRYYKTSDGLDKSEAEFHNCVAWGNLAERVEQSLSKGKLIYIEGRLKTRIIEKDGGERIYKTEVVAGNIIFLNKKSDFDDVGVSDESSSEFFDDGDDDKF, encoded by the coding sequence ATGAGAACGATTAATAAAGTTATTCTTATCGGAAACGTCACACGAGACCCTCTCGTGAAATCAACTGATAATCAAAAAAAAATCGCAATGTTTACTATTGCAACAAACAGATATTACAAAACAAGCGATGGACTAGATAAGTCTGAAGCTGAGTTTCATAACTGTGTTGCTTGGGGAAACCTAGCGGAACGAGTCGAACAATCTCTTTCAAAATGAAAACTCATTTATATAGAAGGGAGACTCAAAACTCGAATCATTGAAAAAGATGGTGGTGAAAGAATCTACAAAACTGAAGTTGTTGCAGGAAATATTATATTTCTCAATAAAAAAAGCGACTTTGATGATGTAGGTGTCTCAGATGAAAGTTCTTCTGAATTCTTCGATGACGGAGACGATGATAAATTTTAA
- the rpsR gene encoding 30S ribosomal protein S18 — MAIEKKACPLEDITIDYKDVELLKKYTTKFGKIVPRYYSGVSLKKQKKLSQAIKRARIMALMPFVKSFDPNFEG; from the coding sequence ATGGCAATTGAAAAAAAAGCATGTCCTCTTGAGGATATCACTATAGACTACAAAGATGTAGAACTACTTAAAAAATATACTACCAAGTTTGGTAAAATCGTACCACGATATTACTCAGGTGTTTCTCTTAAAAAACAAAAGAAACTCTCTCAAGCAATTAAACGAGCAAGAATTATGGCTCTTATGCCTTTTGTGAAATCATTTGATCCTAACTTCGAAGGGTAA
- the rpsF gene encoding 30S ribosomal protein S6, whose protein sequence is MAHYECMMILNPTAGEEAINGSIDAVKKSLTDLGATLNKDDVWGEKKMAYKIKGSDTGYYILLDLEVDGKGLKSLNTNMNLDKNLWRYMFVNLDA, encoded by the coding sequence ATGGCACATTACGAATGTATGATGATACTCAATCCTACTGCAGGAGAAGAGGCAATCAATGGCAGCATAGACGCTGTAAAAAAATCTCTCACTGATCTGTGAGCAACTTTGAACAAAGATGATGTTTGGGGTGAAAAGAAAATGGCATACAAAATTAAAGGTTCTGATACAGGATACTATATCCTACTCGATCTTGAAGTTGATGGAAAAGGACTTAAGAGTTTAAATACCAATATGAATCTCGATAAAAATTTATGGAGATATATGTTTGTAAATCTTGATGCATAA
- the typA gene encoding translational GTPase TypA — protein MSFRNIAIIAHVDHGKTTLVDELLKAADGFDTRVGIAERAMDSNAQEQERGITIYAKNTSINYKGNKINIVDTPGHADFGSEVERVLRTVDSVCLVVDAYEGPMPQTKFVLKKSLELGLHPIIVLNKMDKPSARADWVIDQLFDLFVQLGGSDEQLENLNNPVYAIAREGLAWTNDNPEQKDITPLLDYIMEHVPEAKNDETAPLKMQVANLGYDNFLGRLGIGRVYDGKVKVGQDVIITSNAGKQRKGKITDILTNHGLEKVKVNEAVAGDIITIAGISDIFVGETIAANADVEQMPPISIDEPTLKMEFLVNNSPFAGREGKFVTSRQIRDRLEKELETNVGLKIDFEEGDNYSVSGRGELHLSVLIETMRREGFELQVGAPVVIMHEEGGKKMEPLERVTIAVPSSSAGSVIAELGKRKGEMVNMFDDNGITNLEFIVPTRGLLGFKSEFTTMTKGEGLLSSAFEEYVPHKGNIEKRARGSMISMENGNAMAYSIFNLQDRGTIFIKPQTELYEGMILGESSKDQDLAVNATKNKKLTNVRASGTDEALKLTPPKLMSLEEAIDYISNDEYVEVTPLSVRLRKKWLTEGERKRNKSNG, from the coding sequence ATGTCATTTAGAAATATTGCGATAATTGCCCATGTAGATCACGGAAAAACTACCCTTGTAGATGAACTTCTGAAAGCTGCAGATGGATTTGATACTCGAGTTGGAATTGCTGAACGAGCAATGGACTCAAACGCTCAAGAACAAGAAAGAGGGATTACTATTTACGCGAAGAACACTTCTATTAATTATAAAGGAAACAAGATTAATATTGTTGATACTCCAGGTCATGCTGATTTTGGTTCTGAAGTAGAACGAGTACTTCGAACAGTTGATTCTGTATGTCTTGTTGTTGATGCGTACGAAGGACCTATGCCTCAAACTAAGTTCGTACTTAAGAAATCTCTTGAACTTGGACTTCATCCTATTATTGTTCTCAATAAAATGGATAAACCATCTGCTCGAGCTGATTGGGTTATTGATCAACTATTTGACCTGTTTGTACAACTTGGAGGATCTGATGAACAATTAGAAAATCTCAACAATCCAGTATATGCAATTGCGAGAGAAGGTCTTGCTTGGACAAATGACAATCCAGAACAAAAAGATATCACTCCACTTCTTGATTATATTATGGAACATGTTCCAGAAGCAAAGAACGATGAAACAGCTCCACTAAAAATGCAAGTTGCAAATCTTGGGTATGATAATTTCCTTGGAAGACTTGGTATCGGTCGAGTATATGACGGAAAAGTGAAAGTTGGACAAGATGTTATCATAACTTCAAATGCAGGGAAACAAAGAAAAGGGAAAATTACTGATATCCTTACAAATCATGGACTTGAAAAAGTGAAAGTTAATGAAGCAGTAGCAGGTGATATTATCACAATAGCAGGTATTTCAGATATCTTCGTAGGAGAAACCATCGCTGCAAATGCTGATGTTGAACAAATGCCACCTATCAGTATCGATGAACCTACCCTAAAAATGGAATTCCTCGTTAACAACTCTCCATTTGCTGGAAGAGAAGGTAAATTTGTAACTTCAAGACAAATCAGAGACAGACTAGAAAAAGAACTTGAAACAAACGTTGGGTTAAAAATCGACTTTGAAGAAGGAGATAATTACAGTGTTTCAGGTAGAGGTGAGCTTCACCTTTCTGTACTTATTGAAACGATGAGAAGAGAAGGATTTGAGCTACAAGTAGGAGCTCCAGTAGTAATTATGCATGAAGAAGGTGGGAAAAAAATGGAACCTCTAGAACGAGTTACTATTGCTGTTCCTTCTAGCTCTGCAGGATCAGTTATAGCTGAACTTGGAAAAAGAAAAGGTGAAATGGTAAATATGTTTGATGATAACGGGATTACAAATCTAGAATTTATTGTACCTACTCGAGGACTTCTCTGATTCAAATCAGAATTCACGACTATGACTAAAGGAGAAGGTCTTCTTTCCTCAGCTTTTGAAGAATATGTTCCTCATAAAGGGAATATTGAAAAAAGAGCACGAGGATCTATGATTTCTATGGAAAATGGGAATGCTATGGCATACTCTATCTTTAATCTTCAAGACAGAGGGACAATCTTTATTAAACCTCAAACTGAACTCTACGAAGGTATGATTCTTGGAGAATCATCAAAAGATCAAGATCTTGCAGTAAACGCAACGAAGAATAAAAAACTTACAAACGTTCGAGCATCTGGTACGGATGAAGCACTTAAGCTTACTCCACCAAAACTTATGTCTCTTGAAGAAGCTATCGACTATATCTCAAACGATGAATATGTTGAAGTTACTCCTCTCTCAGTAAGACTTCGAAAGAAATGGCTTACAGAAGGTGAAAGAAAAAGAAATAAAAGTAATGGATAA